A stretch of the Lolium perenne isolate Kyuss_39 chromosome 3, Kyuss_2.0, whole genome shotgun sequence genome encodes the following:
- the LOC127325791 gene encoding uncharacterized protein: MSKVFMDGGSGLNLLFASTMKAMGITVDMLKESDTGFHDIIPTRPAYPLGKISFDVIFDTPDNFRKERLEFEVVDWESQYHAILGRPTFAKFMAVPHYAYLKLKMPGNNGTTITVHGSFSRSDNCDKDFQKIASKFGVREELNALDVLTDHTQPPADNRNTKSDEFDAAKEAKKHQVHPSDPKKTIIVVTEAPLKNILTNPDATCRVSQWGHRVSAT, from the coding sequence ATGAGCAAggtgttcatggatggaggaagtggtctAAACCTCCTGTTTGCAAGCACAATGAAGGCGATGGGTATAACAGTCGATATGTTAAAGGAATCTGACACTGGTTTCCACGACATCATCCCGACCCGACCCGCATATCCACTTGGCAAAATCTCGTTTGACGTCATCTTTGATacacccgacaatttcaggaaggaaaggcTTGAGTTTGAGGTAGTagattgggaatcacagtaccacgccatcctcggccgaCCAACATTTGCCAAGTTCATGGCAGTTCCTCATTATGCGTACTTAAAACTCAAGATGCCAGGCAATAACGGGACTACAATAACTGTTCATGGAAGTTTTTCTCGTTCCGATAATTGTGACAAGgatttccagaagatcgcctccaaaTTCGGAGTTAGGGAAGAGCTCAATGCACTAGACGTACTCACCGACCATACGCAGCCACCTGCCGATAATCGGAATACAAAGTCCGACGAGTTTGACGCCGCCAAAGAAGCAAAGAAGCATCAAGTGCATCCCTCTGATCCAAAGAAGACGATTATCGTCGTCACTGAAGCTCCACTAAAGAATATACTCACCAATCCAGATGCCACATGTCGGGTATCTCAGTGGGGCCATCGAGTTAGTGCCACATGA